One genomic segment of Plasmodium cynomolgi strain B DNA, chromosome 14, whole genome shotgun sequence includes these proteins:
- a CDS encoding hypothetical protein (putative) → MDMEIKDFDKFSGFRINCTKDLIVKGSISAVVGMILGIMCSLIVNCTLVEVSLSKFFSMYFGILFIIVGLIIFWRLNANVTDEAENRRSQLMILAGLIVFSGILCLFFDRSWLFSLSSLSKVPIYCILGISISFALTFSLIDLINYLIGFIQGSITRPLIESVAQVYLILLFTITMGGIFGFIFGLLDVEDESSHHIRLALMKAENCCFPLGAVLGGIAGFGNEVFRQQSEAYKIENVTEFDDEV, encoded by the exons ATGGATATGGAAATCAAAGATTTCGATAAGTTTTCTGGATTTCGAATTAACTGCACGAAGGATTTGATCGTTAAGGGAAGCATAAGTGCCGTGGTGGGGATGATACTGGGGATTATGTGCTCGCTTATAGTCAATTGCACGTTAGTTGAGGTTTCCCTGTCGAAGTTTTTTTCCATG TATTTCGGTATACTATTCATCATAGTTGGACTAATAATTTTCTGGCGGTTGAATGCCAATGTAACGGACGAAGCAGAAAATAGAAGAAGCCAACTGATGATATTGGCGGGACTG ATTGTTTTTTCAGGAATTCTGTGCCTCTTCTTCGACCGTTCTTGGCTGTTTTCCCTGTCGTCCCTATCCAAAGTCCCCATTTACTGCATCCTCGGAATTAGCATTTCCTTCGCTTTGACATTCAGCTTAATAGATTTGATAAACTACCTGATCGGGTTTATCCAGGGGTCCATAACGAGGCCGCTGATTGAGTCGGTAGCGCAG GTGTACCTGATTCTATTGTTCACAATAACAATGGGAGGGATATTCGGGTTCATTTTTGGTTTGCTGGACGTAGAAGACGAATCCTCCCACCACATTCGCTTGGCCCTGATGAAGGCGGAAAATTGTTGCTTCCCCCTGGGAGCCGTTCTAGGAGGAATA GCCGGGTTTGGTAATGAAGTTTTCAGGCAACAAAGCGAAGcctacaaaattgaaaacgtTACCGAGTTTGATGATGAAGTTTGA
- a CDS encoding hypothetical protein (putative) produces the protein INRIKQIARKTRITPTERRPDAPRTEPPPDTQTCISPNMIGKIFDNAFRIRTYNRLVCFVIGGAFSYSFANPDMDTVYEFFPIFKQNKYAYLTFLEVNENHGNVFEEKLKDLCRFYQKQPGYLYTKIIKRKNNLNNLSKYIVVSTWLKSENYLLACNRMYGQLLIKNIQNYANYNSFLYRIVVDDSDYLPPF, from the coding sequence atAAATCGAATCAAGCAGATAGCACGGAAAACACGGATAACGCCAACTGAGCGTCGACCCGATGCGCCCCGCACGGAACCCCCCCCAGACACACAAACATGCATCAGCCCAAATATGATAGGCAAAATATTTGACAACGCTTTTCGAATACGTACATATAACAGGCTGGTGTGCTTCGTCATTGGGGGAGCCTTCTCCTACAGTTTTGCAAACCCCGACATGGATACCGTGTATgaatttttcccaatttttaagcaaaacAAATATGCATACTTGACATTTCTTGAAGTGAACGAAAATCATGGAAAcgtatttgaagaaaaacttaAGGACTTATGCAGGTTTTATCAGAAACAGCCTggttatttatatacaaaaataattaaaaggaaaaacaatcTCAATAATTTAAGCAAATACATTGTTGTTTCAACTTGGTTAAAGAGTGAGAATTATCTCCTGGCGTGTAATAGGATGTACGGACAACTTTTGATCAAAAACATACAAAATTACGCTAAttataattcctttttgtacagGATAGTTGTCGATGACTCGGACTATCTACCCCCCTTTTGA
- a CDS encoding thioredoxin peroxidase2 (putative) yields MRILHKLGNSVFQTARRSFSLVTKQAHDFTAQGLNKNNEIINVQLSSYIGKKYCCLLFYPLNYTFVCPTEIIEFNKHVKSFEEKNVELLGISVDSVYSHLAWKNMPIEKGGIDINKEISKMYNVLYENSFALRGLFIIDLQGKVRHQTVNDLPLGRSVDEVLRTIDSIIHVDKSGDVCPINWKKGAKSFKPTNDSLLDYLKTEVKKE; encoded by the exons atgagaattttACACAAATTGGGAAACAGTGTATTTCAAACGGCTAGGAGAAGCTTCTCTTTGGTGACGAAGCAGGCACATGATTTTACGGCCCAAGGGTTGAACAAAAACAACGAAATTATAAATGTGCAGTTATCCTCCTACATAGGGAAAAAGTATTGCTGCCTGCTATTTTACCCCTTAAATTATACCTTTGTATGTCCAACGGAAATAATCGAATTTAATAAGCATGTAAAATCgtttgaggagaaaaatgtggAGCTGTTAGGAATATCAGTAGACTCCGTGTATAGCCATTTGGCATGGAAAAATATGCCAATTGAAAAAGGAGGTATAG atataaataaagaaatatcaaaaatgtataatgtgTTGTACGAGAATTCTTTCGCATTGAGGGGATTATTCATAATCGACTTACAAGGAAAGGTTAGACACCAAACGGTTAATGATTTACCTCTTGGAAGAAGTGTAGATGAAGTTTTAAGGACAATAGATTCCATTATTCATGTGGATAAGAGTGGTGATGTGTGTCCAATTAACTGGAAAAAGGGAGCCAAGTCGTTTAAGCCAACCAATGATTCTCTCTtggattatttaaaaacagaggtgaagaaggaataG
- a CDS encoding hypothetical protein (putative), which produces MRIRSYIYALATALCINSIFAYRRLKDINNLHILSQGFNEIKPTNFHQIRSRAKSAAPDQLNIDIGDWTIYITHKTPYYNTEKIKTILIYSMTYPFKELEEFKEYLFED; this is translated from the exons atgaggatTCGTTCTTACATTTATGCTTTGGCGACCGCGCTATGTATCAATTCGATATTTGCTTATAGAAGATTAAAAGATATTAATAACTTGCACATTTTATCGCAGGGCTTCAATGAGATAAAACCG ACCAACTTCCACCAAATTCGATCGAGGGCTAAGTCTGCCGCGCCGGACCAG CTGAACATTGACATAGGCGATTGGACCATTTACATAACGCACAAAACACCGTACTACAACACggagaaaattaaaaccaTCTTAATTTACTCCATGACCTACCCGTTTAAGGAGTTGGAAGAGTTTAAAGAATATCTTTTTGAGGATTAG